TGCCGCCCATTTTGCAGGCATTGCAGGGGGCATCCTTCAGGGAATCAAAAACAAGCTCAACGGAAATCTTGCCAAACATTGGCTTTAATCCGTTCAATTAACCAACTAATCCTTCAGGTCCTCCAGGAGACCATGCCTTCAGAGTCAAAATCAAAGTTCACAAGCTTGGCGTCTGCCTGCTCAAGCGACTTCATTATCCTCTTCCTGTCAGCTACATCACAAATAACATACAAAAACCCGCCGCCGCCTGCGCCTAGAAGCTTCCCGCCGTAAGCCCCGTTTTTCCTTGCAATCTCATAAAGCTTCTCAAACTCCGGGAATGTTACGCCAGGCAGCCTCTTTTTCTCAAGCCAGCTTGAGTGCAGCAGCCCTCCAAGCTCCTTTACATCGCCGCAAATAAGCGCGTCTTTCATCTGGTGGGCATAGTCCCTGATTTTCTTGAGGTACTCAATGCTCTCCCCCCCGGCCCTGATGTCCTCCTCTTTTTTCCTCTCAACGTCGTGCGCAAAGCTTTTTCGCGGAAACGAGGTTTCAAAAAGCATCATGGATGAGTGCCATTCGCAAAGCAAGTCCTCCTCAAGCCGAAGCGGGGATATCTTAATCTCGTTTTTCTCAAACTCAATGAAGTTGAAGCCGCCAAACACCGCAGCATACTGGTCCTGGTACCCCCCTGGCCTTGAAAGCATTTTCCTCTCAACGTTGTATGCTTCCTTTGCAAACCTGTCCCTGTTCATCATGGGCTTTCCTGATGCATTGAACATTGCGGCAAGAAGCGAGACAATCAAGGCCGAGGAGCCGGCAAGGCCCGAGTTTTTCGGGCTCATGGAATGTATCACAAGGGAGTAGCCCTCCTTGGGGTTGAGGCCGGCGATTTTCATTGCAGCCTTGACAACATCAATGTTGTCCTTCTTGCTAATGTCCAACTCAAGCTCCAGGCTGTCAAACGACCTCTCAATACCCCAGTCGTGGGAAACAATGTTTGTCTTTCCAGGCTTTGCCCTGCAAAGCTTTGTGTAAGAATAGAGGCTGATTGCGCTATTTAGCACCGCCCCGCCGTATTTTTCAAAAAATGCCGGCAGGTCGCTTCCGCCACCTCCAATGCCAATCCTGGATGGCGCCCTGGACTTGTAAATGACCTCCTCCATGCTATTATTTCAAGAGGAGCCTTATTATAGCTTTATTTTGCAATTATTTCAACAGATTTCCCGGAGAGTCCAGGCCATGGGTTCGGATTTTCCGGGGCTCAATTACCTTCAAAAAGGCGTTATCATGATCCGAGAGTTTTCGCAGCAGCACGAAGCCCAGCTTGAGAAGATGGCTGACTCGGGCACGCGGGTGCTAATCACCGGCGGGTGCGGCTACCTTGGCTCGGCCCTGACCGAGATGCTTGTGGAGCGCGGCTTTCAAGTCACGGTAGTTGACAACCTGTGCTTTTCCCAAAACGCACTTTTCAACCTCTTTTCGTCCGGAAAGCTGGATTTCATTTACGGGGATGTCACAAACGAGGCGTTCATGTCAAAGCTGCTAAAGGAAAACAAG
The Candidatus Parvarchaeota archaeon DNA segment above includes these coding regions:
- a CDS encoding NAD(P)-dependent oxidoreductase, coding for MTSSMLLFQEEPYYSFILQLFQQISRRVQAMGSDFPGLNYLQKGVIMIREFSQQHEAQLEKMADSGTRVLITGGCGYLGSALTEMLVERGFQVTVVDNLCFSQNALFNLFSSGKLDFIYGDVTNEAFMSKLLKENKFDFIFPLAAVVGFPTSDQKPEVAWLINHAAVMLILKYRNPDSRIIFPTTNSGYGTTTGKVECTEQTPLNPISTYGKSKVAAEKA